Proteins from one Ranitomeya variabilis isolate aRanVar5 chromosome 1, aRanVar5.hap1, whole genome shotgun sequence genomic window:
- the SIGLEC15 gene encoding sialic acid-binding Ig-like lectin 15: MRASFLFFAGCLCLPSNSMLGNSWSLQVSKDVSGEIGKSASLPCWFSHPHRSHDSGLTAIWRIKHPYNGTVVFKCVSDASSDPCKTTVNYMNKFRMIGNLRNNNISIRIENLTWEDSNRYFCRVELSSDRHDKYETKSGTWLHLSAPPRIVNISVAFDKSRGYHAVCTAEGEPVPSMIWTDPVNAHEDPVLTSTTLRHQRTTELHHLRNDGKYTCVATNSHGKVEGSVYFFKFIAAGGSSRMGYIALCAALGAKLLLLFLMFGAVSYYSRADDRKTIADTSRNTQESTYENYNQTSQ; encoded by the exons ATGAGAGCATCATTCCTCTTTTTTGCTGGTTGCCTCTGTCTTCCATCTAACA GCATGCTTGGAAATTCTTGGTCTCTGCAAGTTTCAAAAGATGTTTCTGGTGAGATTGGTAAATCGGCGTCTTTGCCGTGTTGGTTTAGTCACCCCCATAGGAGCCATGACAGTGGGTTAACAGCAATTTGGAGAATAAAACATCCTTACAACGGTACGGTGGTCTTCAAGTGTGTGAGTGACGCTAGCAGTGACCCTTGTAAAACTACTGTCAACTACATGAACAAGTTCCGAATGATTGGAAACCTTCGTAACAACAACATCTCCATCAGAATCGAGAACCTGACCTGGGAGGATAGTAACAGATACTTCTGCCGGGTGGAGTTGTCCAGTGACAGGCATGACAAATATGAAACAAAATCCGGCACTTGGCTGCATTTATCTG CCCCTCCTAGGATTGTTAATATCTCAGTGGCATTTGATAAGTCTCGGGGGTACCACGCGGTCTGTACAGCTGAAGGAGAGCCTGTGCCGTCTATGATCTGGACTGACCCTGTGAacgcccatgaagatccagttctcACCAGCACCACCTTAAGGCACCAGAGGACCACCGAACTGCACCACCTCCGAAATGACGGGAAGTACACCTGTGTGGCCACAAACAGTCACGGAAAAGTGGAAGGATCAGTGTATTTCTTTAAATTTATAGCCGCAGGGGGCAGCAGCAGAATGGGGTACATTGCGCTGTGTGCTGCACTTGGAGCCAAGCTGTTACTGCTCTTCCTGATGTTCGGGGCGGTCAGCTATTACAGCAGAG